The Xiphophorus couchianus chromosome 5, X_couchianus-1.0, whole genome shotgun sequence genome includes a region encoding these proteins:
- the c5h19orf67 gene encoding UPF0575 protein C19orf67 homolog → MTDSEDELVVLTDISSPSLDAFKDLLREDGVGEAPEFAEGHQNPELREDEPLALLADVALAPSCGRSVSFSCPEVSGVTGNLHSFQLQLQFFLSRVDELQDSLVSGNRHLDREALAAAVSSLLYSCQPYFNHLESTGRSSVSLCAHNPAEFCSKLLSFSQQLCDRLEQLLLTYASHDLISLDEAEPNSISHFCVGQVQLGQMKVITFRYCKPTPYLSRVDTGVYKRMRWNVERRQEDHRRGEDSEEEEEIQTDYYFLCYEDIHNTHADPDSESEDASNNNVVRMWSIGQWVQVKPERTTDNLYDWILCEVPEASYRRLLFLGRNEPSSCTATDYLQQLLLTCHAD, encoded by the exons ATGACAGATAGCGAAGACGAGCTGGTGGTTCTGACGGACATCTCGTCTCCGTCCCTGGATGCGTTCAAAGACCTGCTTCGAGAAGACGGGGTCGGAGAAGCGCCGGAGTTCGCGGAGGGACATCAAAACCCTGAGCTCCGAG AGGACGAGCCGTTGGCGCTGTTGGCTGACGTTGCTCTGGCGCCATCTTGCGGCAGGTCTGTGTCCTTCAGCTGCCCAGAGGTCAGTGGGGTGACGGGGAACTTGCATTCAttccagctgcagctccagTTCTTTTTAAGCAGAGTGGACGAGTTGCAGGATAGCCTCGTTAGTGG GAATCGCCATCTAGACAGAGAGGCTCttgctgctgcagtttccaGCCTGCTGTACTCCTGTCAGCCTTATTTTAACCACCTGGAGTCCACAGGTCGGAGCTCAGTGTCACTGTGCGCCCATAACCCAGCTGAATTTTGTTCAAAG CTGTTGAGCTTCTCTCAGCAGCTGTGTGAcaggttggagcagctgttgctGACCTACGCCAGCCATGATCTCATCAGTTTGGATGAGGCCGAACCCAACAG CATATCTCATTTCTGCGTTGGCCAGGTTCAGCTGGGCCAGATGAAGGTGATCACCTTCCGTTACTGCAAGCCGACACCGTATCTGTCCCGCGTTGACACTGGAGTTTACAAACGCATGCGCTGGAATGTGGAGAGACGCCAAGAGGATCATCGGAGAGGAGAGGACAGcgaggaagaagaagagatcCAGACTGATTA CTACTTCCTGTGTTATGAGGACATCCATAACACACATGCTGACCCAGACTCAGAGAGCGAAGACGCCTCTAACAATAACGTGGTGAGGATGTGGTCCATCGGTCAGTGGGTGCAGGTGAAGCCAGAACGGACTACAGACAATTTATACGACTG GATCTTGTGCGAAGTCCCCGAGGCCAGCTATCGCAGGCTGCTGTTCCTGGGCCGCAACGAGCCGTCCAGCTGCACGGCGACGGActatctgcagcagctgctgctgacgTGCCACGCTGACTGA